The Desmodus rotundus isolate HL8 chromosome 3, HLdesRot8A.1, whole genome shotgun sequence genome includes a region encoding these proteins:
- the SMIM12 gene encoding small integral membrane protein 12 has product MWPVLWTVVRTYAPYVTFPVAFVVGAVGYHLEWFIRGKDPQPVEEEKSISERREERKLDELLGKDHTQVVSLKDKLEFAPKAVLNRNRPEKN; this is encoded by the coding sequence ATGTGGCCTGTGCTTTGGACCGTGGTGCGCACTTACGCTCCTTATGTCACATTTCCTGTGGCCTTCGTGGTTGGGGCTGTGGGCTACCACCTGGAATGGTTCATCAGGGGAAAGGATCCCCAGCctgtggaggaggagaagagcaTCTCAGAACGTCGGGAGGAGCGCAAATTGGATGAGCTGCTAGGCAAGGACCACACCCAGGTGGTGAGCCTTAAGGACAAGCTCGAATTTGCCCCTAAAGCTGTCCTGAACAGAAACCGCCCAGAGAAGAATTAA